The sequence tcttcattttccagagATTCTTCGTTGAGATTtaagttttgcttctttttaacaTGAGCTATCACGAAGAAACACAACCCAGTAAGCACAATCAAAGGCCCCAGGATTTGAAATGACAGGAATCCACAGCCCTGGAGGTCCCCATCAGAACTGCTAGTCTGATTGAGCTGTATATTGGgccagccagggctgcagccagggacCCAAATGCCCAGGATGCTAATTAGCATTCCACTTGTCAAAAACAGGAATCCAAAGATGAGAAACTGGGCAAACTGGCAGTTTCCTcgacaaaaaaaaaggctacaTATTTGCTCATTTTGCAACTGTCTTTGGCTTATATAAAGCCTGGCCCTTGATCTTGCgattaaaatgcaaagcaatcCAGTTACACCCAGCACAGGCCCAGAAGCCTTCAGGACCCCACTACAGTCACTGAAGGTTTCAAAAGGGCATGACTGTAGGGTaaaaactgaaagcaagaaTCCACCACAGAGCAATATGgccccaaaaagaaaaaggaaaaaagtagcTTTCTTATGTTGTCCATTATTTGCTTCACCTACTGGTACTGGAACAGTCACTGAATACATTACAACTGAATCTCCTCagactgctgtgttttgttttattttttttctttcctgttagcATACAGCGGCAGAAATCCACGGTAGACCTGTGGATGTGAAAATACAGgagtgaaaagaagaaaagaaatagcagaatGAATTACATTGTGGTTTTTACTGCTATGTTTGCTACTCAGCCTATTGGTATTGCATGCTCTTGGTACACTCTCCCTTTTGCAGTAACTTTGTAATGGAACAAAGGGCCTGATTAAGCTCGTTGCCGTTGAATACAGATGACAGGTCAGTTACTGTTAGACTGAACACAACACAACTGCTGATGTACAACTCAGTGAACTGTATGTTTGGAAATACAGTTGTATAATTAGGGGGACATTAATATCAAAGTCTGAATATTTGGAACAAGGAGAGGCTACTTGAAGAAAGTTAGGCAAAATTTCTGTAGTAAAcggtaggaaaagaaaaccagggAAAGAAAGAACCTGAACGCAACTGAGTACAGATAACTACCAGGCTTTTTACCAAGTAA comes from Gallus gallus isolate bGalGal1 chromosome Z, bGalGal1.mat.broiler.GRCg7b, whole genome shotgun sequence and encodes:
- the TMEM171 gene encoding transmembrane protein 171 isoform X1; protein product: MYSVTVPVPVGEANNGQHKKATFFLFLFGAILLCGGFLLSVFTLQSCPFETFSDCSGVLKASGPVLGVTGLLCILIARSRARLYISQRQLQNEQICSLFFCRGNCQFAQFLIFGFLFLTSGMLISILGIWVPGCSPGWPNIQLNQTSSSDGDLQGCGFLSFQILGPLIVLTGLCFFVIAHVKKKQNLNLNEESLENEERPQSPESFQVTLGDAVLMFPPPPPPYFADPLSPAVTHCLMSSGLPASRNPPPYHSVFSDREQFADDERTVAARDDETIYTISGCSSPLGISPVRFFSSEPPPDYEEKASVESNEYSLSSSVSSFSLVTSDTSS